ttgtttatgtatttatttaatgactAAATGAGATGTAGTACTAGTAGCTGACTTGCTGTGGGTCGCCATCGGTGAAGGGCAGTTTGGTTGCCACGTGGAACATGATTTCTTTCCCATGAAAGGAGGTAACAACTGCTTGGTTTCCTGTCTGGCCGTGACATACATCGAGGCCTCCTCTGAAGCTGAGGATTTGGGTAGGATGTCACATAAATATATGCGCACGTGTCTTTTTATGCAATTAAAACTTGTACCCAGTGAAGCCTTGCAGTTGAACAGTGTCCCCCATAATAGACAGGAACTCTGTGAACTCTTCACTTTCCTCGTTGTTACTAAGTATGTCTTCCTCAGTGAACTGGAGAGAGATAAAAGTACATTTGAGAAGATTATACAGTGGGACCGCCAAAGTATAATGAAATGTAGGCAGTTTTTTTCCTTAACTATGGCACTTAGCATAGCTTGACTACATTGGATgacttaattattcattcattcattttgtaccgcttatcctcacgagggtcgtggggggtgctggagcctatcccagctgtcttcgggcgagagagagaggcgggatacaacctggactggtcgccagccaatcacagggcacatatagacaaacaaccattcacactcacattcatacctatggacaatttggagtcgctaattaacctagcatgtttttggaatgtgggaggaaaccggagtacctggagaaaatctacacatgcacggggagaacatgcaaactccacacagagatggaattgaactggggtcttctagctgtgaggcttgcgcgctaaccacttttccaccgcattttaatgattcattcattcattttctaccacttttcctcacaagggtcgcgggagtgctggagcctatcccagctgtcttcgggtgagaggcggggtacaccctggactggtcgccagccaatcacagggcacatatagacaaacaaccattcacactcacattcatacctatggacaatttggagtcgctaatcaacctagcatgtttttggaatgtgggagttaaaacatgcaaactccacacagtgatagccgagggtggaatcgaactcgggtctcctagctgtgtggcctgcgtgctaaccactcgttcgtcGTGTACCTGGATGACTTGTTATTCAACATATTTAATAGACAAAATGGTGATTAAAATGGTGTTTGTGGCTCATTGCATccatatttcagaaaaagtttgaacacccctgcttTGAATTGTAACATTCTATAGATTTGGGTAAAATATCCCTCATGGGACCCCTGGGCATGGCTGTGTTATGGCGTATTTAagatatttatttgaaaaaagtaGGAGCAGAGATGAATATAAACAGCACCAAGGCTTAGCGTCAACAAATGTGTCATCACTTGTTACTATtactacttttgtttttttaacattacactAAGTAGGgcacaaaatatttatttatttacttttttcagCTGACATTTAAATGAAAACACTATAGAAATCACACATCTATTTGTGTTTAAGTGGCTCTCAcagctctcttagccaaaaaggttcccgacccctccATTACACAGTTGTTAACTCTCTTTTCCGTTGTATTACCATTAAAAATGGTATTCAATGTGACTCATATCATTGTTGTATTACAGCTTTGTCATTCAAATTAagcctgaatttttttttcgcaGCCtcgaaacaaaaaaatgtgactcaAATCATTGTTGCATTCATCAAAATGAAGTctgagtacttttttttttacatatttatacacTTGTATGAttgttaagaatgttaaaatgttgcttAAGACAGCTAATAAAAGGTTTTCGGATGGACGCATATTCCCTCTGGAGTGGATGAATTCTATTTCCTGTTACATCTTATGAGGAGAAATCCACAGTATTTCTCACAActcaagaaaacaaacatatgAAAACCAAAATTCAGCTCATACCTGATCTTCTTTCTGGTACAGCACGCCAAATTTGAAATTGGAAGACACTCGGTGCTCATCGAATGCACTTATTAGCAATGGAGCCTCAAacacgagagagagagagagaacaagCAAAAGGAtggtaatttattaaaaataaagttgttcaTTGTTGTTATGTTGAAAGACCTACTTTGAGGTAGCACACGACTTCAAACTTGGAGACAGTCACTCTGTCACACAGCATCTAGAGGTAATATGTTTATCTGTCAGTTTTCCTGAGGTTTAGCTCTGCAGCAAAATAAATCTTTCGGACACAAAATAACAAGCCGATAAGAGGTGCAAGTTTAGTTTTTGTTCTCAGTACTAAATTACACTTAAAATGGGTACCTTTGCCAGTTCCACAGCTGAAGGAATGCCGGGAAAAAGCGACAGGGAGAAAACCCCATGCAGAGAACACTCTTTCATTCTATGAGAAAAACACGAAGTAAGTAAGATTTATTGGCATGAAGTAGTATTTGTttgacaaatataataatttcaCCTTAGTATGACTCGCATCCGattgtcctcctcctccaaacACACAGACAGAACCAGAGGCCCTaaagaaggatctactgctGTGAATGAATGGTGATACTGGGAAGGAAGGGAATAAAAAGTAAGAAGACAGTGAGTGAACCCTTAGTGCTAAGGTTTACATGACGCTATCCGATTTAATCGGCTCCACTTGTAGACAACAATGGTCAGCTCAGGTTCCAAActattcttatatatatatctatagacatacagatatatatacagtaaacctcggatatatcggactcggatatatcggaaattcgctcacaacggacagataaaaaagaaccaatttttctgtaatgcatttccaataaaaattcattgcatatatcggattttttataacggatttcgcctatttcggacaaaatctccagtcccgttccaatgcatttccattaaatttccctcgcatatatcggatggcatatatcgtggcgctccgattcgccgaatcgtgacaggccgctatacgacgtcatttgcagcgtttgcagcgttgcctgcgcgtccaggtacattggaaacatagtcaaggaagtgcctttttataacggataaaatccgatatatgcgtaaaacggacattttccggtatacgcatataacggatttcgcttatatcggacaaaaccagtgggaacaattgaatccgatatatccgaggtttactgtatatataagaatatattcTTCAACATACTtctacactgtttttttttttaaaggtacgTAGAGTTAAATCAAAGTCTACCAAGTAAATATATTTGAGAGTAAATTCAACATTTCAATTcaaacaaaaagtaaataaaatcacTGTACTATGGAGCTGACTGACCCGTGAACGGAAGAACTGGTGGTAAATTTTGGCCTTGCCGTACAGTGAGTGAACCCTTAGGGCTCAGGTTTACCTGACGCCATCCGATTTAATCGGCTCCACTTGTAGACTAATTAGCATCAATGGTCAGCTCAGGTTCcaaactattattatattcattttacaTTCCAACATATTTCTACACTGTTGTTTGTTAAACTATAATTTCCTcattaattgaaaaatgtgCCCATTACTGAAATCTGTTTGGTTGCCAGTTCAGTTCCTGTGTAGGTGGAACATAGCCAAGTCTACACATTTCCAAAGCATTTCAGCCCAGCTTCAGCTCTTCATCTTCCAAACAACGCATTATCAACTTTtcaccatgcacacacactgtataaTTTAGTTACAACAATTATTGATGTCATAAAGGTATTTAGAGATAAATCAAGCAAATATATTTGAGAGTAAATTCaacaattcaattcaaacaaaaagtaaataaaatcacTGTACTATGGAGCTGACTGACCCGTGAGCGGAAGAACTGGTGGTAAATTTTGGCCTCGCCGTCTCTTTCCATGATTTCGTAACCGTCACCGTGGAAGCCGTGATGCGAGGAAGTGGGACTGTCATCTGCAAGCCTCCCCAAAGGAGGGTCTATCCAGTATCCCCCCAGCTTTGACGGGAGGATGATTGGCAGATCTCCACCTATCATTAAAAGCTGAGACTAAAGCAGACAATGGCGAGGGCCGGTGTTGCTTTCAAAGTTCAGGGGAACGATAAgtaaatgttgctgttttttagaTAGATTGAACTCACCTTAAGAGGTAGAGGGAACTCACATCGCTGCTCATCAAGTCTGCTGCCCTAATGGAGCAAAGATACGCTTGTGGTGACCTTTAACTTTTTACACAgatcataatacagtaaacctcggatatatcggattcaattgttcccactggttttgtctgatataagcgaaatccgttatatgcgtataccggaaaatgtccgttttacgcatatatcggatttatatccggtatatgcgtaaatcggattttatccgttataaaaagtcacttccttgactatgtttctaatgtacctggacacgcaggcaacgctgcaaacgctgcaaatgacgtcgtatagcggcctgtcacgattcggcgaatcagagcgccacgatgcggccatccgatacatgcgagggaaatttaatggaaatgcattggaacgggactggagattttgtccgaaataggcgaaatccgttataaaaaatccgatatatgcaatgaatttttattggaaatgcattacagaaaaattggttcttttttatctgtccgttgtgagcgaatttccgatatatccgagtccgatatatccgaggtttactgtagcttaCCTGGAGTTTTTCTATGATTTCAAACAGCTCTGTTTCCTGATTTGTcacaaatatgaagagaaagatATGCAACATTAGAATGTAATTAGGAGGTCTAGTTAGACAGATATGATAGCACCTTCTGGTTGTTGCTTGCAGAGTGGATTGACTTCCTCTCATTGACAGGAGAGTCCAACATGTCCACTGTTTTGTCCTCTGCGGGTTGAGCTCTGCAGCAACAAGTGCattcaatacaataaaattccACACAaaatcatttacagtatgtgtctTAAAGTCGGGTCAATAAACGTAAAAGTAAAGCCTCACCCTGGATCAGTTTCCACGCTGTAAACAAGAAAGTGAGAAACATTCATACACATGACTATTGTTAATTATTCAGTCCATTACCTCAAATGGTGTTTTCACTCACCTTCCATAAGCCCCAAAAGTGAAGCTTCTCTTTCTAGACAAGGATGCATCTTCTCTCTTTTCTCCCTCCATgtttgtactgtacatgcaagTTTGCAATGTAGTCAATCAAGGCTGGCAAAAGCACTGGATTAATTCACTCAATAATTCTCCTCCTCCATGACCCCCTACCTCGCTCTCTCATTTAAAGCTTCCCGTCACTCTTTCTTTTCTGTCCTGCTGTCATTCATGCAGCTTAAAGCACAAGTCGCAGGATACCAGCAATACCACAAAGTGGCTTCTGCCGTCAAGTCACAAACATGCTTGTGCTGGCTCTTAAAgatggacttgtgaataaataaaggaaatgacacatgatacatgaTTTTCTGTACGGACCTGTTACCCTTTGAGAGTCACTAAAGATCATCAATTATTGACAGCTGCACAGTAAGGGTGAGGAGATAGACAGCAGGGGAGGGTGAAGTGGTCCAAGGCGAGCAGAAGTGCAGCGAGCCAGAGAGAAACCACAAAATTAGGTACACAAGTGTATTGAAAGTTGTGGCTTTCGCACAGAGAAATACTATAATTAACCTTGTAGTTTGCATTGTGCAGAACTGCAATACACCACACTAAGAGGTGTTCCTAATGATTTTCTCCTCTCTAAATAAACAATGGAAGTACTATAAAGATTCTAAGTATCTTCCAGTAATATGGCTGTAACTACTGTAATAAACATAATGCTAACACGTCGCCATTTTATAAGGCAAATAGTTTTCTACAGTTTTTATGGCTGGCggcctcatcaacaagtaaAACTGAAGCGTTAATACTCTACTATTAATTAcgaaaaattaaacaataacaCGTATAACACAAAGTccttcaatttccaaaaaatagcaaaatgcatttttatgtatatgtatgttcaAACAACATTCAATGTCCCGCCATTACAGGTAGGTTCATGTCTCTCGCCAGCTAGCCTCTTAACGATTGGATGTCTGACAATGACGCgccaaaataacataaatatgaTTGGCTAGTTAATATGTCATTCTATGTTTACGAACCCTCATTGGCCCagataataaacaataacattcTGGCTCCCCCTATCTGGAAGGGGCGACTGGAGAGTAAGTACCCGCGGAAGTTGTGGAGGTTTGCGGACGGTGTGGGATGCCGTTTTGTAGCGTGAAaacagtgtaaaaaaacaacagtctGGTGCGTTCCCTTTGAAGGGTTGTCATTCTACTAcggaaacagaaaaaaaacgttTGAAGGTGAGTTCGTAAGTGATACCACAAGGATTGGCTCACTCAGGAAGTTTGCTAGCTAGCTCGTGCTTCACGACCGTCAGCCATCAACTGTCAGCGTGTAGcttgattattgttatttttttcttgcctcATTACCTTTAATGTCTTACTATGTTTGCATTCTGAACGATTGTAGTTAGTATTCgtatttttttgtctgcttttttCGAATTACAAACCCCTcctctgtgtttttttgcaacTCTTCACCATCGGTATGTTTCATCGAAAAAGCTGAGCATCCTACAATATTAATCTTCATTATTTCCACCCCAGTTACAACAATGGTGTTTTTGTTGTAGCAAAATGCTCGGTTGTGGCATGCTGGAGAGGGACAGACAGGCTCTGCGGAAACGTTCTGCTACCCTGTGCAAGCAGATGGTGGTGGACGAGCTGCTCCTTCAATGTCTGCAGGCGGACAACATCCTCACTGAGAACATGGCCGAGGGCATCCtggtatgttttttgtcaattttgtgcacttaatatttaaaaaaaaacgtttgttgTGGAGAGATGATTCAGATTTGACATGGTAACAACCTTGAATGTTTGATTTGAAACAGAAacctcctactactactaccaccactattaAACATGTGATGAAATGTACCTAGAATTCATAAAGAAAGTATTGTGACGCTGCCAAGACACACTGGCGGAAAAGCAgaggtaaaataaaataaaagtacagtCACTGTGTTACAGGTATATAATAATACTCAAgtgaaaaaaggaaaatacagtataagccTCAAACCAGGCGTTGAAGCAAAACCTTATGCAGATTAAggagtgtttattttgtggagTTTTTAGTCATCATCAGTTTAGTTTTTATTCCTGTCACGTGTCTGATTAACTTTTCTTCACAGGCCGAACCGACGTCTCAGAAGCGCAGCTGGCGTTTGTTGTATCTCCTTCCCAAGCGGGGGCCACAAGCCTTCCAAAGCTTCTGCACCGCTCTGAAAGACACTGAGCAGCAACACCTGTGTGAGCTGCTCACACAGGTcagtgggaaaaaaagacagttaACCACACCCATGTATGCACACACGGTCCTAATGTGTTTCATGGTTGCAGGGTTTGCTTCCTGAGGAGGCGTCAGAGGGACAAACGGGGCTGCAGCTTATGCAGGCCTCAGAGCGGAGGAGAGAGGTGAGCCACATTTGTTAGCAGCCTTATTGCTAAGTTTCACTTGCTGTACTGGtagccaaaatattacaagcacttctgtttgtgtgtgtgtgtgtgtgagagagagagagagatgcaaACTACACAACTATAGATATACTGTTACATCATTGTAAACGTTACACTTAACACCTCCATTTGATAAACTGCTAATTAGGTCTCCTATAATACAACAAAAGCCAGTAATGTATAattagtgcatttttttttaattaacactaACATGGTAATAGTGTTGATCAAAATGTAACATATATTGCCTTTGTAAAGGCAGACACACGTGTACCTAATGTAATGTATACTGAGTATTTACTTAACCGTTCCCCATTAAGGCTGAGCACACTCTCTTTATTACAGAGGTACAGCGACTCTTCTTTTCCACTTTCTACCCAGGAGGAAACTGCAGCCAAGCGAGCAAAGATGCACGGTGAGATGTAACGGTGTCATTGTCAGTATTATGCTGTTTCCTTGGtgctgtaaaaataataattataataataataataaatacacctGGAATGGGTGTTATCTAGTGAGCAGCACAGTGTTGTTTGTATTATCATTTTACTGAATGAGGTGACACACCTCATGAGTGACTCATTCGCTGACGTAATGGTGGTGTCTCGTTTTACAGCACGTTTTTCCAGTGCACCCCCACCTGCCACTAAATTAGATACACCTGCACATTGTAATCAGATCTGATACATGGGAAAACCTCTGACAGTGGCAATCAAAACAAAGCCTTGGCATCACTCTAATACTGGATGCCATTGGAgtgtacaggtgtacctaatgaagtgtcaagtgtgtgtgtgtgtcagagatttaacattatttgtgttttacagAGTCCATGGAGTTCAGTCT
This genomic window from Doryrhamphus excisus isolate RoL2022-K1 chromosome 17, RoL_Dexc_1.0, whole genome shotgun sequence contains:
- the rap1gapl gene encoding rap1 GTPase-activating protein 2 encodes the protein MEGEKREDASLSRKRSFTFGAYGSVETDPGAQPAEDKTVDMLDSPVNERKSIHSASNNQKETELFEIIEKLQGSRLDEQRCEFPLPLKSQLLMIGGDLPIILPSKLGGYWIDPPLGRLADDSPTSSHHGFHGDGYEIMERDGEAKIYHQFFRSRYHHSFTAVDPSLGPLVLSVCLEEEDNRMRVILRMKECSLHGVFSLSLFPGIPSAVELAKMLCDRVTVSKFEVVCYLKAPLLISAFDEHRVSSNFKFGVLYQKEDQFTEEDILSNNEESEEFTEFLSIMGDTVQLQGFTGFRGGLDVCHGQTGNQAVVTSFHGKEIMFHVATKLPFTDGDPQQLQRKRHIGNDIVALVYQEGQTPFLADVIKSHFLHCFIVVRRVPRKAAKDTGHAYQICITAREDVPPFGPVLPEPPIFTDRSLLREFLLTKLINAEISCYKAEQFSRLELRTRSSLLESLQAELSTRSQCMMREPSPSPSAEGVRGVSEGSGGFIENFKRAIRVRSHSFETLSVPRKISVISPQKPKAERDAESDKISDLGPAEVRDQASPQEDT